The Nostoc sp. 'Lobaria pulmonaria (5183) cyanobiont' DNA window CCAATGCCCAATAATGCCTATTTAGCAAGACCATGTTCCAGAGCAAAACGAACTAACTCTGTACGGCTGTTGGTACCGGTTTTACTAAACAAACGGCTGACGTATTTTTCGACATTGCGGACGCTGGTTTCTAAACGACGGGCGATTTCTTTGTTCATCAACCCTTCAGCAACCAAATTTAAAACACTTTGTTCTCTCGGTGTCAAATCAATTTTAAAAGGGGCTGGCGATTGGGAAATAGCATTTTTTTGAGTTAACAATGCTTTAATTTGGGCAATCTGATTGGCTAGTTCAGCAAGATCGGGGGTTTCAGTATCATCTCCCGTACTCGCAGCCTTAGCGGCGCGACGGGCTAGCAAATTTTCGACTATAGCCACTAACTCGTCTGGATCAAAAGGTTTGGGTAGATAGGCATCAACACCAGCGTGATAGCCTTGAATGCGATCGCCTGTCATACCCTTAGCAGTTAAAAATACTACCGGGAGTGCTTGGAAACGGGGGTCTTCCCGTAGTTGCTTCAGGAACTGATAGCCATCCACTTGAGGCATCATCACATCGGAAATCACTAAGTCAGGTGTATTCAGCTGCATCCATTCCCAACCTTCTAGGGCGTTACTGGCGACTTGAACGCTGAAACCGCTCTCTTGCAAATAGTCTTTCACGGCTTCCCGTATCCCTGGTTCATCATCCACCAGTAACAATTGTGCTGACATTTAAAATTCCCTTGAGTTTTGCTTTTTCCAATTTAGCGAAAGTTGGTAGGCATTGAGCAACTTAAATTCACCTCTACCGCCCCCAAAGCTTTTAAAGTTGACATCTTTGCCTCCGTCAACCCTTTAACCTCTGTAACGATCGCGCCTTCGGACGGTCTGTCCGTAAAGTTTGCCGACATTCCCCTGTACTAAAATCCCATGTTACGAGTCCTGTATGTCCCACCAATGTCATCAAACATCCCCAGACTCCAGTAGATACATCCCAGAGTTTCACGGTTTGATCGAAACGAGCGATCGCCAGATGACATACTGAAATTCTCCCTGTAATTGTTCTGCCAACTTCACAGAGAGTGCGGTTTTGCCCATACCACCATATACGGCGGTGCTGACAATGATAAGCTGTTAGGTGAAGCTGGCAACGACCTACTGCGGAAAGAAGCAGCCAATGACTCCCTTGACGGAGGCGATCGCAGTGATACCGTTAGTTATCGCGGCGATCCTAGCCGAATCATAGTCAACTTAGAGCAAAACTACGCTAAGGACGGCTTTGGCGGTACTTACCAAATCTTTAACGTTGAAAACGTCATCGGTTCTGCTTTCAATGATGAAATTATCGGCGGTGCCAAAGCCAATATTAATTCACGCTGGAGATGGCAATGACATTGTTAAAGCCAGAAATGGCAATGAGATCATTTTTGGCGAAGGTGGTAAAGACACTCTCTTGGGTGAAAACGGTAACGATTTCCTAG harbors:
- a CDS encoding response regulator transcription factor; the encoded protein is MSAQLLLVDDEPGIREAVKDYLQESGFSVQVASNALEGWEWMQLNTPDLVISDVMMPQVDGYQFLKQLREDPRFQALPVVFLTAKGMTGDRIQGYHAGVDAYLPKPFDPDELVAIVENLLARRAAKAASTGDDTETPDLAELANQIAQIKALLTQKNAISQSPAPFKIDLTPREQSVLNLVAEGLMNKEIARRLETSVRNVEKYVSRLFSKTGTNSRTELVRFALEHGLAK